The Thermococcus henrietii genome segment TCTTGAAGGATTTGGCAATCAGCACTCCCCCCACAGTCTCGGGACCGCTTTCCTTTATGTACGCCTTCAGCTGTTTCAAGTCTTCTTTTCCGGCGCTTCCGAGCTTTACTTCCACAAGAATCCTCGGAGCCCTGCCGAGGGGGTGTTTGGGCTTTATCAGGAGGTCCACATGTCCGGAGGGGAGGACCTTTTCGCCGAGAACCTCAAAATCCTCCGGGTTCCCGTCTATTTTAAACGTCTCCAAAAGCCCACCCAGAGAATTCCTCTCAATGGCCTTTCGAAGGAGGGACTGGAGGAGAACTTCCCTCATCGGGAAAACCCTCGGTGGGTCTATGCGCTCCCGTGAAAAGGTGATTTTTGGCATGAACGCCTTCCATTTTGAGGTTTCATGTTGAAATTCTTCGCTTACTGAGATTCCCATTCCCGAAACGTTGTAAAGTGTTACCTCATCGGTCTGGAAATGAGTCTTTCTATACCCCCCTCTCAACAGAAGGTTTTCAGCTACGTAAGAAAACTCCGATCTTATCATTGACTCGGAAAGCTCACGGAGAGGTGTCAGCAGGAGCCTGAAGGGGAAAGAATACACCCTCCCAGAGGGCAGTTTTATCGGCTCCCAGGGGCCGACTTCGTCGGGATTCTCAATTGCGACTTTCTTTTTCACGCGATAGAGGTTGTAAACCTTCGCTCCGTGCAGGAACGAGACGTAGTCTCCGACATCAATATCAACAAATGCCCAGTACCCGTTTACGCTGCTTGTGAACCCTGCAACGTTCATCTGAGTGCATTTTTCAAGGTTCTCCATCGTCGCGACCGAGATGAGGAAGTATGACATCTTCTCACCAAACATGAAGGCGAGGGTATTGGTTAAAACTTTCACGTTCACGGGAAAACCTTAAAAGAGGCCTTACCAACCCCGTTCACGAACCAAAAATGCTTCTGGAGGGATTCATGATGAGGGAGGTAATCGAGAGGGTTAAGGCCAGGACGAGCATTCCCGTTTACGAGAGGACGATAGAGAACGTTCTTTCGGCGATTCAGGCCAGCAGTGACGTGTGGCGCATCGTTGACCTCAGCGAGGAGCCTCTTCCTCTTGTCGTTGCCGTCATGGAGGCGCTACACGAGCTCGGTCACATCGCCTTTGAGGGCCCGAACGTCATCCTCACCGAGAGCGGCAAACGGCTCGTCGAGAAGTACGGAATCGGGCCGAGGAGGGACTACACCTGCTCCCACTGCCAGGGCAGGACCGTTGAGCTTTCGGCCTTCAGCGACCTGCTCGAGCAGTTCAAGGAGATAGTCAAGGACAGGCCCCAGCCGAAGCACGACTTCGACCAGGCCTACGTCACCCCGGAGACGACCGTCGCGAGAGTCGCTCTCATGCACAGCCGGGGAGATCTTGAGAACAAAGAAGTTTTCGTCCTCGGCGACGACGACCTAACCAGCATCGCCCTGATGCTCAGCGGTCTTCCGAAGAGGATAGCGGTTCTCGACATCGACGAGAGGCTCATGAAGTTCATCGAGAAGACCGCCGACGAGCTCGGCTACTCCGACATCGAGATATTCACCTTCGACCTCCGCGAGCCCCTTCCGGACTACGCTCTCCACAAGTTCGACACCTTCATCACCGACCCGCCCGAGACCGTTCCGGCAATAAGGGCCTTCGTCGGCAGGGGAATCGCAACGCTGAAGGGCCCCGGTTGCGCCGGCTACTTCGGCATAACGAGGCGCGAGAGCTCCCTCGACAAGTGGCGCGAAATCCAGAGGCTCCTCCTCAACGAGTTCGGCGTCGTCATAACCGACATCATCAGGAACTTCAACGAGTACGTCAACTGGGGCTATGAGGAGGAAACGCGCGCCTGGAAGCTCCTGCCGGTCAAGGTCAAGCCGTCCTACAACTGGTACAAGAGCTACATGTTCAGGATTCAGACGCTTGAGGGCTCAAGGGGATTTGAAGAAAAAATAGAAGTCGGAGATGAGCTCTACAACGATGAGGAAGCCTCCACGACCTGACCTGAATCGTGCTCAGCGACTTCGTTTTCCTTTTCTCTTCATCAGTGCAGCGTATCCAAACGCTCCCGCGAAAAGGACAACGGCCACGCAGTACACGATATAGAGTCTGTTGTCCTCTTTTTGGTGCCACATCTCGGTCAGCGGCTTTTTCCAGGGGTTTTCTGCTCTGAAGCCCGTCACCGGAACCGCGCTCACGGTTAGGGGATGGGTCGAGGGGTACACGACAACGTAGCCCTCGAGACCATTGACGCACATTCTCTCGGTGGTGTTCCCGTAGAAAATCCCGTTCTTTATCAGGAGGAACGTTGCGTTCTTTAGCTCAACGACGCTTCCCGTGCTGGTCGGTTGGGGAATATCCGCGTACAGTGACCGCCTGATGAACTCGTACCCTTTTCTGTACGTTTCTGTATTTGAGAGACCTGTCTCTAAAAGAGCCCTGAGGACTTCAGCCGTCGTTTTAATGTTGTCCGGTGATTCTGCGTTGTAGCCCCACCCACCGCTTGGATGTTGATGACGTTTGAGTATCGTGAGGGTCCTGTTTAGGGCCTTTTTCATCCCGAATCTGTCGAAGTCCACCAGGGCATAAGCGTAGTAGTAGTTTGGGTAGTCGTCCCTAACGTTTGAGGCGAGCCAGTTGAGAACGGGGGTGTAGTTCATCGTGATGTTAAGCGCTGAGAGAACCCAGACTATGTAGGCTGTGTCGTAGAAGTTGCCCCAGTGATTGCCCTCTTCGCTGTCCAGGAGGTAGCTAATCTCCCTCTCGTATGGCTTTCCGAGGTCGTGGTTAAGCCTCGCAATCTCTGCAACCATCCAGGGTTTCAGCTTCTGGAGATGGATTTCGGACAGGTCGATGCTGTGGTTGCACTCAACGTAGTATCTGGCGAGCACAACTTTCTCCCACTCGAACCTTGGCTGAACCTTGAGCATGTACGGGCATGCAATCGGCTTGAGGTCGTAGAACCCTGGAAGCGTTGCGGCCTCGAGAAGGTCAGGAGGTTGGTATTTAAGAACACCCCAGAAGCCGAAGTGGAGGGAGTTCAACAGCTCCTTCGCGTATCGCTTCTCCCCCGTTGCATACAGCAGGAGCGCGAGGGATGCAGGGTCCCGGAGAGGGGAGCTTATTTGAACGTTCTCACCGGTGAGGTACGCTATTGCAAACGCTTTGTATAGTGCGTTCACACCACTCGCCTCAACTTTGCGCAGGTCCTTCACGTCCCCGAGGGCCATGTAGCCGAATATCTGCCCCATCGTTGTTCCCGGCGTGTGGGTCTGGAGGTAGTAGATGCCGTTCGTTATGGCCTTTTTGACAGGGAGCCAAGAGTAAGCGAAGTCCTCATACTCACGGAGGGCAACCACCGCCAGGGCCGTGTCGGTGTAGTCCCCAAAGGAGCCGTCCTTCCTCTGCTTGTACAGGAGCCAGTAAACACCCGCGTGAATGGTCTTATTGAAAAGTCCCCGGGCTATTGACTCCCCCCGCATGAGGGCCATCAGGGCGAGCGCCGTATACTTGGCCTGGGGTGCCATACCGTACTGGTACGCCCATGCGCCCTGGGGGGTCCTCAGCTTCATCAGCCAGACGTCGGCCTCCAGAACGTACTGGTATTCATGGGCTTTGTAGAGGGCAACGGCGGCCAAGGCAGTGGTAGGAATCGTTGGGTCGTAGACGTAGGGCACTTCCCTGGCCGCAACTTCCGGGGGAGTCAGAGCGAGCAGAATGAGGAAAATCATCAAAACCACTGTCATTTTTCTCATGCCGACACCTCCAAAAAGAAGAGGGAGGATAAAAAAACTTCAGCCGTAATAGATTTTCACCGTCAACCTGTAGTTGGCGGTCCAGTAGTACGTGTCGTACGCGTACACCAGGAAGTACCAAGTTCCTGACTGGGGGTTGCTGTAGCTTACGTGCTCATCTGAACCGGGATTGGTAGAGCTTGTTACGAGGTTCTGGTTCGGGTCGTAGAGGTAAAGGTCGAGGTCGTCGTAGCTGCTTCCATGGAGGAACCCCTCAATCTTTGTGGCGCCGCTACGAACGGTGACTGTGTCGACAACGTAGCTTCCGTACTCAACGGTTCCGGTGAAGTTCTTGACGACGACGTTAGGGGAGGGACTTGGGGACGGGTTTGGACTCGGATTGGGGTTCGGGCTAGGTGATGTTCCCTTCTTCACGGTTCCACCTTCGTCGAGAACCTCGAGGTGATAGTTGCCGCTTCCCTTGTAACTGTTGATTACGAAGTACCAAGTCCCCGGGGTCGGGTTCCGGTAGGCGACCTTTTCGAAGCCGTAGTAGCCTGTGGTGGAGGAGTCCACGAGCTTGCCGTTCGGGTCGTACATGTAAAGGTCAAAGTCCGCGTTCTTGTTATCCCATGTAAGGAGTGCCGCAAGCCTCTTGGTTCCCTGGCTGACAACAACGCTCAGCGTGACGTTCTTCTTGTTTTCCAGGTATCCCGTGAAATCAACCTTTGAATCCTGGTCGTACTTGAGGGCTTCGTAGACGTTTATTCTGCCGGCACCGTAGGCGACACCGGCAATCTGGCTTGGAGCCACGACATCGGCCGTTATCTCAAGGACGTACTTTATCTTGTCTGGGCTCCAGTCGGGATGAGCCTGCCTGAGGAGGGCAACGGCACCGCTGACGTGCGGAGTGGCCATGCTGGTTCCGGAGGCGGCGACGTAGTACTGACCGACGAGCTCATTGGTGAGCTGAGTGCCGGCAGCTCTGTCGGAGATAATCCAGTTGCCCGGAGCAACGACCTCGGGCTTGAGCCTGCCGTCCGCGGTCGGCCCCCTGCTTGAGAAGCTGGTGATGACGTCGTTCTTGTCAACGGCACCGACGGTGATGACGTCCGGGGCGGCGGCGGGTGAGCCTATGGTGTAAGTGTCGGGTCCGCTGTTCCCAGCGGCGACACAGACGACTATTCCGTCCTCCCAAGCCTTGTCGACCTCCTGGCTGAGGGCATCGGTTCCATCCGAGCTCTCGCTTGAGCCAAGTGAGAGGTTTATTACCTTTATGTGGTATTTGTCCTTGTTCTTTATAACCCAATCAACTCCCGCTATGATGGTTGAGACTGAACCGCTACCCTCGGCGTTAAGGACCTTAACACCGACGAGCTTGGCCCCGGGTGCAACACCCCTGTACTTACCGTTGCTCGCGGCACCGGTGCTGGCGATTATTCCAGAAACATGGGTTCCGTGACCGTTGTCATCGTAGGGATAATCCTTACCGTTTACAAGGTCCTTCCATCCCACAACTTTACCCTTCAAATCGGGATGAGAGGCATCGATACCAGTGTCAATGACCGCTACAACGATGCCGTTTCCGTTGTATCCGACGTTCCATACCTCGGGTGCCGATATCTGAGCCGTGGACTCGTCGAGACCCTCGAGGTCAGCATCAACCTTCACTTTGTAGTCATCCTGAATGAACTGGATGCCCTGGATATCGAGTCCCTGAATGGCCCCCACATCTGCCAAACCTGCTAGTGCAAGGAGGTATTCGACTTTTATCTTGACCGCTAGCGCGGGTATTGCGTAGTAGTCGTACTTTATTTTTGCTCCGAGGAACTTAAGGAGAGGTATGGCTGCCCTCTTGTCCCTTTGGTTGTCGAACATTATGATTGTTGAGATTTCCTTGCTTGGGTCCATGCCTTGAACTTTCTCAAAGAGCGTCGGCGTTAGGAGACCGTAGTCTTTGGTGGTTTTATGAGCCATCGGCTGGCCGGTTGATGGCGAAATGGCCGCTGCAAATCCAAACGTCATGCCCACTAAGAGTACGGCAAGTACAAATGCCTTGAGCTCTTTCATTGGGTACACCCCTTGAAAGGTTTTAGTCATCGGGTATAGTAACCCTCATCGAGGAACATCTCTGAACAGTAGGGATATATAAACATTTCGATTTTCTTCCAAGGTATTGGATAATTTCCCATAATAAATGGATTTCTGCAATTATTTGCATGGGCTATTCCATAAAGCCTAAAATTCACCAACACATTGAAACACAGGTTGGATGATGTCACATAAAACAAGAATTGCTTTGAACGGATACATATAATTATAAAAAAGAAAACCTTCAAAGCTCCTCCAGGCCGAGCTCCTTGAGTTTCTCCTCTGGTATCTTGCCGTCCTCGGTCCAGCCACGGAACTTGTAGTACCTCGGAAGCATGAGGTGGAGCCTGACGACGTGGCCCTTGTTCGGTCCGTTCCTGACCGGCTCCTCAAGGAGCCTCTTCGGCAGGGTGTCCTCCTTGAGCGGGTCGAGGCCGGCGCGGAGGTTGAAGAGCCTCTCGGCGTTCCAGATGCGCTCGCCTATCTTCATGTACTCCTCGGTCGAGAGGTCCCAGCCGAGGGCCGCGTTCAGCATGTCGCGGTAGTCGTCGGCACCGAGACCGAAGGTCGTGAAGACACACAGTCCAGCGGCGTCGATGAGCGCGGTAAGGTCCTGGAACGTGATGACCATCTTGACCTTCTCGTCGCTTATGTCGTGCGGGTCCATCTTGTACGGGTATCCAAGAATCTCGGGACTAATCATGTACTGCTTGATGTGACAGCCACCGCGGTTGTTGGTGGCGTAACCGAGACCGTGGCCCTCGGCTCCACGCGGGTCGTAAGCCGGAAGCTCCTGCTTCTTGACACCCATGAAGTACTCGACGCCGTTGTACATCTCGGCCAGGCGGTAGCCACCCTCAGCAAGCTTGTCACCGAAGCCCTCGCGCTTGGCAATCTTCTCGATGTAGTAGTGGAGCACTTCGGTGTTGCCCCACCTGAAGGGCGGAGCGTCCTCGCCGAGGTCCTCCTGCTTGAGCAGGCCCTTCTCGTAGAGCTCCATCGCGGTCGCGAGGGTTCCACCGAGGCTTATGGTGTCCATACCGTACTCATCGGCAAGGTGGTTGGCCTCGATGATGCTCGCAAGGTCGTTTATGCCGTTGTGCGCTCCCAAAGCCCAGATGCTCTCGTACTCCGGTCCCTCTGTGATGCCGAGCGTTGGAAGCCGGTTAACCCTTCCACAGCCGATTGGACAGGCGTAACATGGCTTGTTCCTTACGAGGTACTTGGCGGCCATGGCCTCACCGCTCTGCTCCTCCGCGTACTCGAACTGGCTGTACTGGAAGTTCCTCGTCGGATAAAGGCCGTTCTGGTTGATTATGTTGACGAGAACTGCCGTTCCGTACTTGGGCAGTCCACCACCGGCAGTCGGGTCGTTCCTGAGCTTGTCGGTCTTCTCCTTGACGACGCTCGTGAACTTCGCCCTGTCGGCAACTTCAACGCGCTTGTGACCGCGGACGACTATCGCCTTAAGCTTCTTGCTTCCCATGACCGCTCCAACACCGCCCCTACCCGCGGCACGGTGCTCGTCGTTCATAATGGCCGCGAAGCGGACGAGGTTCTCTCCGGCGGGTCCGATGAGTGCAACCCTTATGCGCTTGTCCCCTATCTCCTCCTTGAGGGCCTCCTCGGTCTCGGTTGAGGTCTTGCCCCAGAGGTGGCTCGCGTCCCTAAGCTCAACGCTCTCGTCGTTTATGTACAGGTAAACCGGGTGGTCGGAAGCACCCTCGACTATTATCGCGTCCCAGCCCGCGAACTTGAGCTCCGCTCCGAAGAAGCCACCGGAGTTGGCCATTGCAATGTATCCCGTCAGCGGGCTCTTGGTTATCACCATGTACCTTCCGCCCGTTGGGGCGGTGGTTCCGGTCAGCGGACCGGTGGCAAAAATCATCTTGTTCTCCGGACTCAGCGGGTCAACGGTCGGGTCCATCTCCTTGAGGAGGTAGTATATGCCGAATCCCCTCGTGCCGAGCCACTTCTTGGCGAACTTCTCATCGAAGTGCTCTTCCTTTATTGAACCGTCTGTAAGGTTCACTCTCAGAATCTTACCCCAGTAGGCGTACATACTTCAATGCCTCCAAACGCTTTGTGAATCATTT includes the following:
- a CDS encoding prenyltransferase/squalene oxidase repeat-containing protein; the encoded protein is MRKMTVVLMIFLILLALTPPEVAAREVPYVYDPTIPTTALAAVALYKAHEYQYVLEADVWLMKLRTPQGAWAYQYGMAPQAKYTALALMALMRGESIARGLFNKTIHAGVYWLLYKQRKDGSFGDYTDTALAVVALREYEDFAYSWLPVKKAITNGIYYLQTHTPGTTMGQIFGYMALGDVKDLRKVEASGVNALYKAFAIAYLTGENVQISSPLRDPASLALLLYATGEKRYAKELLNSLHFGFWGVLKYQPPDLLEAATLPGFYDLKPIACPYMLKVQPRFEWEKVVLARYYVECNHSIDLSEIHLQKLKPWMVAEIARLNHDLGKPYEREISYLLDSEEGNHWGNFYDTAYIVWVLSALNITMNYTPVLNWLASNVRDDYPNYYYAYALVDFDRFGMKKALNRTLTILKRHQHPSGGWGYNAESPDNIKTTAEVLRALLETGLSNTETYRKGYEFIRRSLYADIPQPTSTGSVVELKNATFLLIKNGIFYGNTTERMCVNGLEGYVVVYPSTHPLTVSAVPVTGFRAENPWKKPLTEMWHQKEDNRLYIVYCVAVVLFAGAFGYAALMKRKGKRSR
- a CDS encoding PDDEXK family nuclease, which produces MNVKVLTNTLAFMFGEKMSYFLISVATMENLEKCTQMNVAGFTSSVNGYWAFVDIDVGDYVSFLHGAKVYNLYRVKKKVAIENPDEVGPWEPIKLPSGRVYSFPFRLLLTPLRELSESMIRSEFSYVAENLLLRGGYRKTHFQTDEVTLYNVSGMGISVSEEFQHETSKWKAFMPKITFSRERIDPPRVFPMREVLLQSLLRKAIERNSLGGLLETFKIDGNPEDFEVLGEKVLPSGHVDLLIKPKHPLGRAPRILVEVKLGSAGKEDLKQLKAYIKESGPETVGGVLIAKSFKKDIGEEPNIKFWSYGFGNITREATYTYEELLGKIRLEEV
- a CDS encoding S8 family serine peptidase — translated: MKELKAFVLAVLLVGMTFGFAAAISPSTGQPMAHKTTKDYGLLTPTLFEKVQGMDPSKEISTIIMFDNQRDKRAAIPLLKFLGAKIKYDYYAIPALAVKIKVEYLLALAGLADVGAIQGLDIQGIQFIQDDYKVKVDADLEGLDESTAQISAPEVWNVGYNGNGIVVAVIDTGIDASHPDLKGKVVGWKDLVNGKDYPYDDNGHGTHVSGIIASTGAASNGKYRGVAPGAKLVGVKVLNAEGSGSVSTIIAGVDWVIKNKDKYHIKVINLSLGSSESSDGTDALSQEVDKAWEDGIVVCVAAGNSGPDTYTIGSPAAAPDVITVGAVDKNDVITSFSSRGPTADGRLKPEVVAPGNWIISDRAAGTQLTNELVGQYYVAASGTSMATPHVSGAVALLRQAHPDWSPDKIKYVLEITADVVAPSQIAGVAYGAGRINVYEALKYDQDSKVDFTGYLENKKNVTLSVVVSQGTKRLAALLTWDNKNADFDLYMYDPNGKLVDSSTTGYYGFEKVAYRNPTPGTWYFVINSYKGSGNYHLEVLDEGGTVKKGTSPSPNPNPSPNPSPSPSPNVVVKNFTGTVEYGSYVVDTVTVRSGATKIEGFLHGSSYDDLDLYLYDPNQNLVTSSTNPGSDEHVSYSNPQSGTWYFLVYAYDTYYWTANYRLTVKIYYG
- a CDS encoding aldehyde ferredoxin oxidoreductase family protein codes for the protein MYAYWGKILRVNLTDGSIKEEHFDEKFAKKWLGTRGFGIYYLLKEMDPTVDPLSPENKMIFATGPLTGTTAPTGGRYMVITKSPLTGYIAMANSGGFFGAELKFAGWDAIIVEGASDHPVYLYINDESVELRDASHLWGKTSTETEEALKEEIGDKRIRVALIGPAGENLVRFAAIMNDEHRAAGRGGVGAVMGSKKLKAIVVRGHKRVEVADRAKFTSVVKEKTDKLRNDPTAGGGLPKYGTAVLVNIINQNGLYPTRNFQYSQFEYAEEQSGEAMAAKYLVRNKPCYACPIGCGRVNRLPTLGITEGPEYESIWALGAHNGINDLASIIEANHLADEYGMDTISLGGTLATAMELYEKGLLKQEDLGEDAPPFRWGNTEVLHYYIEKIAKREGFGDKLAEGGYRLAEMYNGVEYFMGVKKQELPAYDPRGAEGHGLGYATNNRGGCHIKQYMISPEILGYPYKMDPHDISDEKVKMVITFQDLTALIDAAGLCVFTTFGLGADDYRDMLNAALGWDLSTEEYMKIGERIWNAERLFNLRAGLDPLKEDTLPKRLLEEPVRNGPNKGHVVRLHLMLPRYYKFRGWTEDGKIPEEKLKELGLEEL
- the bpsA gene encoding N(4)-bis(aminopropyl)spermidine synthase, which gives rise to MREVIERVKARTSIPVYERTIENVLSAIQASSDVWRIVDLSEEPLPLVVAVMEALHELGHIAFEGPNVILTESGKRLVEKYGIGPRRDYTCSHCQGRTVELSAFSDLLEQFKEIVKDRPQPKHDFDQAYVTPETTVARVALMHSRGDLENKEVFVLGDDDLTSIALMLSGLPKRIAVLDIDERLMKFIEKTADELGYSDIEIFTFDLREPLPDYALHKFDTFITDPPETVPAIRAFVGRGIATLKGPGCAGYFGITRRESSLDKWREIQRLLLNEFGVVITDIIRNFNEYVNWGYEEETRAWKLLPVKVKPSYNWYKSYMFRIQTLEGSRGFEEKIEVGDELYNDEEASTT